From Brassica oleracea var. oleracea cultivar TO1000 chromosome C3, BOL, whole genome shotgun sequence, a single genomic window includes:
- the LOC106334848 gene encoding transient receptor potential protein-like, whose amino-acid sequence MGEVSQKKEETATKPEGEKKPVNVTVMKLDMHCEGCGKKIKRLLKHYKGVEDVKIDYKDNKMTVVGNVDAEAVRDKVAERIKRKVEIVSPKKEASPPPSSGEKKVADEKPAEKKPADEKLAGDKKEDKKKEEGAKTAPPPAPPKESTVVLKTKLHCEGCEHKIKRIVNKIKGVNSVAIDNAKDLVIVKGIIDVKQLTPYLNEKLKRNVEVVPPKKEEGTTAAAATAPTPAPAGGEKKDKDAGEKKESKDVGEKKDGGEKKESKDVGKKKDGGGDKKKEVSPAGGGEGGATVDVKKSEYGGYGYPPQPMYYYPPGQMYGQHYMMQGQSSQSYVQEPYTNQGYVHESYTNQRYGQGYGQEAPQPYMNHQGYADPYAHMRAPQMFSDENPEGCSVM is encoded by the exons AAGGTTGTGGCAAGAAAATCAAACGACTATTGAAACATTACAAAG GCGTTGAAGACGTGAAGATTGATTATAAAGACAACAAAATGACGGTGGTCGGGAACGTAGATGCAGAGGCAGTTCGGGATAAAGTCGCCGAGAGAATTAAGAGAAAGGTCGAAATCGTGTCTCCCAAGAAAGAGGCTTCTCCTCCTCCTTCAAGCGGTGAAAAGAAGGTGGCGGATGAGAAGCCTGCCGAGAAGAAGCCCGCCGATGAGAAACTCGCCGGCGACAAAAAAGAAGATAAGAAGAAAGAAGAAGGAGCGAAGACAGCTCCTCCTCCTGCTCCACCAAAAGAG AGTACGGTGGTTCTGAAGACTAAATTACATTGCGAAGGCTGCGAACACAAAATCAAAAGAATAGTCAACAAGATTAAGG GGGTTAATTCAGTTGCCATTGATAACGCCAAAGACTTGGTGATAGTGAAGGGGATCATTGACGTTAAACAACTCACTCCTTATCTGAACGAGAAGCTTAAACGCAACGTCGAAGTTGTTCCACCGAAAAAAGAAGAGGGAACCACCGCGGCAGCGGCGACGGCTCCAACTCCAGCTCCAGCTGGTGGGGAGAAGAAGGATAAAGATGCTGGTGAAAAGAAAGAGAGCAAAGATGTCGGAGAAAAGAAGGATGGTGGTGAAAAGAAAGAGAGCAAAGATGTGGGGAAAAAGAAAGACGGTGGTGGTGACAAGAAGAAAGAAGTTTCCCCAGCCGGAGGCGGAGAAGGTGGTGCTACGGTGGATGTGAAGAAATCGGAGTATGGCGGTTATGGCTATCCACCTCAGCCCATGTATTACTACCCACCAGGACAAATGTACGGTCAACACTACATGATGCAAGGTCAATCATCTCAATCGTATGTACAAGAACCGTATACTAACCAAGGATATGTACACGAATCGTATACGAATCAAAGATACGGCCAAGGGTATGGACAAGAAGCACCACAACCGTATATGAACCATCAAGGGTATGCAGATCCTTATGCTCATATGCGTGCTCCTCAGATGTTTAGTGATGAGAATCCAGAAGGATGTTCTGTTATGTGA